In the genome of Ammospiza nelsoni isolate bAmmNel1 chromosome 7, bAmmNel1.pri, whole genome shotgun sequence, one region contains:
- the LOC132075479 gene encoding inducible T-cell costimulator-like: MPLCQAGMKAVAVTFCVLCFQFEALYGVDSCSSCACKNIDQAHVSDNQMMVEFENGNFHFTFPNPKNVSEFSMTLFKGHEKKTEICAFHLSEERVISKSNVTYCQTHNSSSSTTFILKNLERKHIDVYTYCLEIFLPPPYIECCLKETYLYVQDKEDCFSLGRVPWIIIGVIIFAISCVCCVVACCLRNKNQTCESNSLEYNSEYMPMAAVNAAKKPRI, from the exons ATGCCTCTGTGTCAGGCAGGCATGAAGGCAGTTGCTGTAACTTTCTGTGTCCTCtgctttcagtttgaagccctGTATG GAGTTGACAGCTGCTCATCATGTGCATGCAAAAATATAG ATCAGGCTCATGTCTCTGACAACCAGATGATGGTGGAATTTGAAAATGGAAACTTCCATTTCACATTCCCCAACCCCAAAAATGTGAGTGAATTCAGCATGACCCTCTTCAAAGGGCATGAAAAAAAGACGGAAATCTGTGCATTCCATTTGAGCGAAGAGAGAGTTATCTCCAAAAGTAATGTCACCTACTGTCAGACACACAATTCAAGCAGCAGCACCACTTTCATTCTTAAAAATCTGGAGAGGAAACATATTGATGTTTATACATACTGCCTGGAGATATTCTTACCCCCTCCTTACATAGAGTGCTGTCTGAAAGAAACGTATTTGTACGTCCAAG ATAAGGAGGACTGCTTTTCACTTGGACGCGTGCCATGGATTATTATCGGCGTGATCATTTTTGCCATTTCCTGTGTCTGCTGTGTTGTGGCCTGTTGCTTAAGGAACAAG AATCAGACGTGTGAATCCAACTCCCTTGAGTACAACAGTGAATACATGCCCATGGCAGCAGTGAATGCAGCTAAAAAACCAAGAATCTGA